In the Epinephelus fuscoguttatus linkage group LG10, E.fuscoguttatus.final_Chr_v1 genome, GAAGAAAGGACCTGCTTTCACCGTAGCTAAAGGTCATGGAGTAAGtacagcagatttaaaattcaTCGGATCTTAGTcaggaaagagagacaaaaagattTATGAAAGGCTAAACTTTAATTATGgtgttgtttttgcttttagGTGGACCTCGGCCACATTTATGGGGACAACCTGGAGAGGCAGCACAAGCTCAGACTCTTCAAAGATGGCAAGCTTAAATATCAGGTATGAGAAGACACAGATGGACAGTACTTTAAACAGCCGAGTGCTTCAGACCACACAAGTGTCTAACAGTTGCTTCCTGTCTTGTGTAACTCTGCAGATCATTGATGGGGAGGTGTATCCCCCAACAGTCAAGGAAGTGGGTGTCGACATGCACTACCCTCCTCATGTTCCCGACTCTGACCGTTTTGCTGTGGGCCATGAGGCATTTGGCCTGGTCCCAGGTCTGATGATGTACGCCACTATCTGGCTGCGGGAACACAACCGGGTGTGTGATGTGTTGAAGGAGGTCCACCCTGACTGGGACGACGACAGGCTCTTCCAGACCACCCGGCTCATTCTGATTGGTGAGTTCATGTACAaaagtttttgaaaacattttctgtaatgttgctggacaaaaaaagtcaaaacaagAAAGGCAAGAGATCATAACATTAATGTAGTGACTGTGGGAGATGTGAAAAGCGGAAGTTGTACTGTCTGTTTCGTCAGTCACCAACCAGCAACCCTGTTGCACAAAGTAGAGCATCTGAACTCTGCTGTAAGAAACAGGATTTACTGAAAgatgagaaaaagaagaaatgttttgtttttatttccagaCTTAACTGCTTGTTTACAAATTATGATTTTGATTTAAATATTccctttaaacatttttcaaggCATATGAAATACACTGCTTGAATAATAATATTATGATAtggatttaaacaaaaaaaacacgaATGTGCAAATATTTGTATTCAAAAGTGTAACTGCTGCACAACTTGTCATCCAACTTCACTGAAAACTTAATTCTCAGTGTATGCGCACCAGAGGTTTCAAGTTTCCTCAGCAAAGTAGCAAAAAGAAATATGGTTTTAAATATCTGcatttaattaaatataaaatcttCTATCCTGTAGGAGAGACCATCAAGATTGTAATCGAGGACTATGTGCAGCACCTGAGCGGCTATCACTTCAAGCTCAAGTTCGACCCCGAGCTGCTGTTCAGCCAGCACTTCCAGTACCAGAACCGCATCGCGTCCGAGTTCAACACCCTGTATCACTGGCACCCTCTGATGCCTGATACTTTCCACATTGAAGAGAAAGAATACAGCTATAAAGAGTTTGTCTTCAACACCTCTGTGGTGACCGAGCACGGCATCAACAACCTTGTGGAGTCATTTACAAAGCAGATTGCTGGACGGGTAAGAACTCTTTGAGCAGCAATtagattttagattttaaaacCACTGTTGCTTTAAGAATGATTAACTgacttttcattcattcatctttttaGGTTGCCGGTGGCCGAAATGTCCCAGGACCTATCCTTTACGTGGCCATTAAGTCCATTGAGAACAGCAGAAAAATGCGCTACCAGTCTCTGAACGCCTACAGGAAACGATTCTCCATGAAGCCCTACACCTCTTTTGAAGACATCACAGGTGAGACAAAGTTACAAAACCTAATGCTTGCAGGTGGAAAGTCTGACGTCAGAAGATAATCAAAGAGGTTATTATCAACTTGAAGTGAAAGGAAATCTTGCCTCGGGCCAAATTATTACTGCATTATTGATAGTGTTGTTGTGAACTGATTGCACAAATTAAATGTGAGCTTGAACAACACGCCCAGACGCTACAGATCTTAACATCAAAGCTCATGTGATGCATTACTTATTATTAAAGAAATGAACCTAGCTTTAGTCCCCAGCTGCTTTGGAGGTTAGGAATTTATTTCCGTGACTGTAAGAACCAGATGTGCATTTCATCTTGAGATAATGTAAGCAGATTGTCATCACAGAGAGCAAGGCATAAACAGACGAGAAAGGCCTCCTGCTGCAGAGGAGATTTAAGTTTAACTAGAAAAGAGGATTTGatgttgattaaaaacaaagtgtgatGTATGAGgagataaaaatgtattaaaatgtgcgTGCTTGTAAGAGACATGAAAAGATAGAAGTAAGGACAAGAAGGGAGATCATTTTTATCTACTATTTGCTGGATTTGAATCAGTCAAAACACTGGGCTCATATTTAGACTAGCATTGAGCTttgcagctgctgtgtgtgtgagagaaaccAGATGGAGACACTAACTACAACTATTTCCTACTTTGTGCTACtcaggagagaaagaaatggcTGCAGTGCTCGAGGAGTTGTATGGACACGTCGATGCTGTGGAGCTGTACCCAGGTCTGCTGGTGGAGAAACCCAGGCCCAACGCCATCTTTGGGGAGACCATGGTGGAGATGGGGGCTCCGTACTCCCTCAAGGGCTTACTGGGAAACCCCATCTGCTCCCCCGAGTACTGGAAGCCGAGCACATTTGGAGGCAGTGTGGGCTTCGAAATTGTCAACACCGCTTCTCTTCAGAAGCTCGTCTGCAATAACGTGAAGGGCACCTGCCCTCTGGCTTCCTTTCATGTGCCTGACGTCAAAGAGACGGGGTCCATGACCATCAACTCAAGCACATCCCACTCACGTAGCAATGATATCAACCCCAcagtcattttgaaaaaaaggaCTACTGAGCTCTAATTTTTTATTCTATAaggttttctctctctttttttttaacatattagtttatttatttatttatttatttttgtatttattgtattcTATTTATAATGTAACAAGGAAAACAGAATTTTTATATgtaattttgtatatttttgtttaCTTATCAAGAACAGAAGTCTGtggttgtgtttatttattaagaGATTAATTGTATCATACAGTAAGTTATTGTGACAGTTATGACCTCAGACAATGCAACTTGATACTTGAAGGTTAGTTTACAGTCTTAACTACATAGTAGTGCACATTACATTCCTGTTACTTGTTCCCTGGGATCAACTGCTACTCTTCCATTTTGCAGTTATGCGACTGTCCCAGAACAGCAGTGATCTGTtctacagacagagagatacagTATAGCATTGTTCACGGTGAACCTAATGACTGATGTTAACTCTCTTGATCTAACATTACTAGAGTGCATTCCTATTTCAGTATTGCTTTACTGATTTCTTTTCTACTTCAGTCTGTGTATTGGCTTTGGAAATTTCAAATGACATTAATAACTAAGCTGCACTGTTGTTTAGAATTGCATTGTCATGTTATAGATattgtttaaaacaaacatgtacTATTTAAAATAACCATGTACTGTATACAGTAGGAATATTTGTAAGTCTTGTTTTCAGTGCCCATTGATTTGTAAGGTTGACACTAATAAATGTTGCCAGAACAAAAGGCATTTCTCAGAAATCAGCTGACATTCTTGTCATTTTCACTTTGTGACTCTGATGTAAAGCTCTTACACACACTCTCTGAATGATGCTGTGGGAACAAATAAGTTTTGTCTTTCTGAGGAAACAGTGTAATCCAGGTACTGGATAAATCTAAAGCACATAGCAGTTCAGAATATATGCAATTTTGAAAAAGTAAGAGTAAGGTTTTTTGTGACAATCATGTTTCTTAAATTAGAGATATGGCAACAGCAAGAGACAGATGTTACAGTACTGCTGCTCCTTTGACACACAGATGTTAAGAACTTAGACAGTTTGCTAAATCTTACACATCCCACAAATACTTTAATGTAGGTGTGATGAATGACGGATGCGTAAATCAGTTGCACCCCTTCAAGTTTGTTTTGTGCATTTCTATGGTAACAGAGACAAAAGGGCATCACAATATTTTGTCACAAGAATACAGACCAGCTTGTCTTCAGACAGAAGAAAAGCCTTACGTGTCAGTAAGTCACTGTACAGAAGCTTAAGTGTGCCCTAAGAACAGTTTGTCGACAAAATGGAAATGAATAGCAGGAATAAAATGAATTGTGACGTGTTTGATATGATACAGAGGCAGATTCTGTTATAAGAAATGGAATAACAAGAAGttattaaaaagcctttttaaaatcatttgcaATTACAGTGATAAGTCAATATATTTATGATGTTAACACAGGATAAAGAGTTTTTAAGTGGTCCATTCTAtgatcattttattattttggcaCTAGTTATGTTATTGcttaatttactgtaaatgcaaGCTGGGGCCTTTTTGTGTGCTGTCAAGTTAAACACCTCCTGTATGAATAAACTCTACAGGAAAGTGCAAGTCGACAACTGATGATGCTGCACAAAGGAACAAATAAACATGAATCAAATTGTCATTAGTAATagattattgtttttcttttttaaagatatttttctgggcattttagcctttaattgacaggacatttgagtgtgagagagagagggagtgac is a window encoding:
- the ptgs2b gene encoding prostaglandin G/H synthase 2, producing MNRFTFAVFLVALGFLVCEGSNPCCSVPCQNRGVCTALGPDNYECDCTRTGYHGQNCTTPEFLTWLKISLKPSPNTIHYLLTHFKGFWNIINNISFLRDAIMRYVLTSRSHFIDSPPTFNADYGYISWEAYSNLSYYTRTLPPVAEDCPTPMGVAGKKELPDAKILAEKLLVRRQFIPDPQGTSLMFAFFAQHFTHQFFKSDMKKGPAFTVAKGHGVDLGHIYGDNLERQHKLRLFKDGKLKYQIIDGEVYPPTVKEVGVDMHYPPHVPDSDRFAVGHEAFGLVPGLMMYATIWLREHNRVCDVLKEVHPDWDDDRLFQTTRLILIGETIKIVIEDYVQHLSGYHFKLKFDPELLFSQHFQYQNRIASEFNTLYHWHPLMPDTFHIEEKEYSYKEFVFNTSVVTEHGINNLVESFTKQIAGRVAGGRNVPGPILYVAIKSIENSRKMRYQSLNAYRKRFSMKPYTSFEDITGEKEMAAVLEELYGHVDAVELYPGLLVEKPRPNAIFGETMVEMGAPYSLKGLLGNPICSPEYWKPSTFGGSVGFEIVNTASLQKLVCNNVKGTCPLASFHVPDVKETGSMTINSSTSHSRSNDINPTVILKKRTTEL